In the genome of Pseudopipra pipra isolate bDixPip1 chromosome 4, bDixPip1.hap1, whole genome shotgun sequence, one region contains:
- the FBXL5 gene encoding F-box/LRR-repeat protein 5 isoform X4, giving the protein MHEQIENECIIGLLQQRSRTVYNVHSDNKLSEMLSLFEKGLKNVKNEYEQLNYAKQLKERLEAFTRDFLPHMKEEEEVFQPMLMEYFTYEELKDIKKKVIAQHCSQKEAAEFKGFSKWNQAEELQKVFKYSVDEKADQETEVTGHTTNITNLPPEVMVTIFSYLNPQELCQCSQVSTEWSQLAKTGSLWKHLYPVRWARGDWYSGPAADIETEPDEEWVKNRKDESRAFQEWDEDADIDESEEAAEDSLAINIAQMEKRLLHGLIHHVLPQVGSSVKTLVLAYSSAVSSKMVRQILELCPNLEYLDLTQTDISDSVFESWSSVGYCQNLRHLDLSGCEKITDVAIERISRALGIISTHYTRGILKSCRNRNAKSSWKNKEITLQTNQKYNCLHEISNENLIEGGGSEQHWTRPDGSENFSSAYVWMLDADDLADIEDAAEWRHRNVEGFCLMEPTSHINCSASCYSRDIYGLRTRGWQQHCASTDLIYCGHSFCCAGTALRTIRALPESSALCKKPIRTKQSEKKDSAYSGSEKTDEETARVLQFLSLSGCYQITDRALRALTLGGGLPHLEHLNLSGCLTVTGAGLQDLVSACPSLKDEHFYYCDNINGPHAETASGCQNLQCGFRACCRSGE; this is encoded by the exons ATGCACGAGCAGATTGAAAATGAGTGTATCATTGGTTTGCTTCAGCAGCGTAGCCGGACAGTGTACAATGTGCACTCGGACAACAAACTCTCAGAGATGCTTAGCCTCTTTGAGAAAGGGTTAAAGAATGTGAAG AATGAATATGAACAGCTAAACTATGCGAAACAGCTGAAGGAGAGGTTGGAAGCCTTTACCAGGGATTTCCTTCCTCATatgaaagaggaagaggag gTTTTTCAGCCAATGTTGATGGAATACTTTACTTATGAAGAACTAaaagatattaagaagaaagtAATTGCACAGCACTGCTCACAGAAAGAGGCTGCAGAATTCAAAGGGTTTAGTAAGTGGAATCAAGCAGAAGAGCTTCAGAAGGTCTTCAAGTATTCTGTGGACGAGAAGGCAGATCAAG AAACTGAAGTAACAGGGCACACCACAAATATTACTAATCTCCCTCCTGAAGTAATGGTGACCATTTTCAGTTACCTTAACCCCCAAGAGTTATGTCAGTGTAGTCAAGTAAGCACTGAATGGTCACAGTTGGCTAAAACTGGATCTCTCTGGAAACACCTTTACCCTGTTCGCTGGGCCAGAG GTGACTGGTATAGTGGTCCTGCAGCAGATATTGAGACAGAACCTGATGAGGAATGggtgaaaaatagaaaagatgaAAGTCGTGCTTTCCAGGAATGGGATGAAGATGCTGATATAGATGAATCTG AAGAGGCAGCTGAAGATTCACTTGCCATTAATATAGCACAAATGGAAAAACGTTTACTTCATGGCTTAATTCATCATGTCCTCCCACAAGTAGGCTCCTCAGTGAAGACGTTGGTATTGGCTTACAGTTCTGCAGTGTCCAGCAAAATG GTTAGACAGATCTTGGAGCTTTGCCCCAACTTGGAATATTTGGATCTCACTCAAACTGATATTTCAGACTCTGTATTTGAAAG tTGGTCTTCAGTTGGATATTGTCAAAATCTACGCCATCTTGATCTGTCTGGATGTGAAAAAATTACAGATGTGGCTATAGAAAGGATTTCCAGAGCACTGGGTATCATATCAACTCATTACACCAGAGGTATtctgaaaagctgcagaaacagGAATGCTAAGTCTTCGTGGAAAAACAAAGAGATTACTCTGCAGACCAACCAGAAGTATAATTGTTTGCATGAAATCAGCAATGAAAACCTCATTGAGGGAGGAGGCAGTGAGCAGCATTGGACTAGACCTGACGGCTCAGAAAATTTCAGTTCTGCTTATGTGTGGATGCTGGATGCAGATGATTTAGCTGACATTGAAGATGCTGCAGAGTGGAGACACAGAAATGTTGAAGGATTTTGTCTTATGGAACCAACATCCCATATTAATTGTTCTGCATCATGCTACAGTAGAGACATTTATGGGTTAAGGACTAGagggtggcagcagcactgtgcttCTACTGACTTGATTTACTGCGGTCACTCGTTTTGTTGTGCTGGGACAGCACTAAGAACTATTCGAGCACTTCCAGAGTCCTCTGCACTGTGTAAAAAACCAATAAGGACTAAACAGTCAGAGAAAAAAGACTCTGCATACTCTGGGAGTGAAAAAACAGATGAAGAGACTGCACGAGTTCTTCAGTTTCTCAGTCTGTCAGGATGTTACCAGATCACAGACCGTGCTCTCAG GGCATTGACTCTGGGAGGAGGACTGCCACATTTGGAACACCTTAACCTCTCGGGGTGTCTCACTGTAACTGGTGCAGGCCTGCAGGATTTAGTTTCTGCATGTCCTTCTCTAAAAGATGAACACTTTTACTACTGTGACAACATTAACG
- the FBXL5 gene encoding F-box/LRR-repeat protein 5 isoform X1 — MLAPPLAPPPAARLHGENMAPFPEEVDVFSAPHWRMKQLVGLYCDKLSKTNFSNNNDFRALLQSLYATFKEFKMHEQIENECIIGLLQQRSRTVYNVHSDNKLSEMLSLFEKGLKNVKNEYEQLNYAKQLKERLEAFTRDFLPHMKEEEEVFQPMLMEYFTYEELKDIKKKVIAQHCSQKEAAEFKGFSKWNQAEELQKVFKYSVDEKADQETEVTGHTTNITNLPPEVMVTIFSYLNPQELCQCSQVSTEWSQLAKTGSLWKHLYPVRWARGDWYSGPAADIETEPDEEWVKNRKDESRAFQEWDEDADIDESEEAAEDSLAINIAQMEKRLLHGLIHHVLPQVGSSVKTLVLAYSSAVSSKMVRQILELCPNLEYLDLTQTDISDSVFESWSSVGYCQNLRHLDLSGCEKITDVAIERISRALGIISTHYTRGILKSCRNRNAKSSWKNKEITLQTNQKYNCLHEISNENLIEGGGSEQHWTRPDGSENFSSAYVWMLDADDLADIEDAAEWRHRNVEGFCLMEPTSHINCSASCYSRDIYGLRTRGWQQHCASTDLIYCGHSFCCAGTALRTIRALPESSALCKKPIRTKQSEKKDSAYSGSEKTDEETARVLQFLSLSGCYQITDRALRALTLGGGLPHLEHLNLSGCLTVTGAGLQDLVSACPSLKDEHFYYCDNINGPHAETASGCQNLQCGFRACCRSGE; from the exons ATGCTCGCGCCGCCGctcgcgccgccgcccgcggcGCGGCTCCATGGGGAGAACATGGCTCCCTTCCCCGAGGAGGTGGACGTGTTCTCCGCCCCGCACTGGCGCATGAAGCAGCTCGTGGGGCTCTACTGCGACAAG ctTTCCAAGACCAACTTCTCCAACAACAATGATTTTCGGGCTCTGCTGCAGTCTCTTTATGCCACATTCAAGGAGTTTAAAATGCACGAGCAGATTGAAAATGAGTGTATCATTGGTTTGCTTCAGCAGCGTAGCCGGACAGTGTACAATGTGCACTCGGACAACAAACTCTCAGAGATGCTTAGCCTCTTTGAGAAAGGGTTAAAGAATGTGAAG AATGAATATGAACAGCTAAACTATGCGAAACAGCTGAAGGAGAGGTTGGAAGCCTTTACCAGGGATTTCCTTCCTCATatgaaagaggaagaggag gTTTTTCAGCCAATGTTGATGGAATACTTTACTTATGAAGAACTAaaagatattaagaagaaagtAATTGCACAGCACTGCTCACAGAAAGAGGCTGCAGAATTCAAAGGGTTTAGTAAGTGGAATCAAGCAGAAGAGCTTCAGAAGGTCTTCAAGTATTCTGTGGACGAGAAGGCAGATCAAG AAACTGAAGTAACAGGGCACACCACAAATATTACTAATCTCCCTCCTGAAGTAATGGTGACCATTTTCAGTTACCTTAACCCCCAAGAGTTATGTCAGTGTAGTCAAGTAAGCACTGAATGGTCACAGTTGGCTAAAACTGGATCTCTCTGGAAACACCTTTACCCTGTTCGCTGGGCCAGAG GTGACTGGTATAGTGGTCCTGCAGCAGATATTGAGACAGAACCTGATGAGGAATGggtgaaaaatagaaaagatgaAAGTCGTGCTTTCCAGGAATGGGATGAAGATGCTGATATAGATGAATCTG AAGAGGCAGCTGAAGATTCACTTGCCATTAATATAGCACAAATGGAAAAACGTTTACTTCATGGCTTAATTCATCATGTCCTCCCACAAGTAGGCTCCTCAGTGAAGACGTTGGTATTGGCTTACAGTTCTGCAGTGTCCAGCAAAATG GTTAGACAGATCTTGGAGCTTTGCCCCAACTTGGAATATTTGGATCTCACTCAAACTGATATTTCAGACTCTGTATTTGAAAG tTGGTCTTCAGTTGGATATTGTCAAAATCTACGCCATCTTGATCTGTCTGGATGTGAAAAAATTACAGATGTGGCTATAGAAAGGATTTCCAGAGCACTGGGTATCATATCAACTCATTACACCAGAGGTATtctgaaaagctgcagaaacagGAATGCTAAGTCTTCGTGGAAAAACAAAGAGATTACTCTGCAGACCAACCAGAAGTATAATTGTTTGCATGAAATCAGCAATGAAAACCTCATTGAGGGAGGAGGCAGTGAGCAGCATTGGACTAGACCTGACGGCTCAGAAAATTTCAGTTCTGCTTATGTGTGGATGCTGGATGCAGATGATTTAGCTGACATTGAAGATGCTGCAGAGTGGAGACACAGAAATGTTGAAGGATTTTGTCTTATGGAACCAACATCCCATATTAATTGTTCTGCATCATGCTACAGTAGAGACATTTATGGGTTAAGGACTAGagggtggcagcagcactgtgcttCTACTGACTTGATTTACTGCGGTCACTCGTTTTGTTGTGCTGGGACAGCACTAAGAACTATTCGAGCACTTCCAGAGTCCTCTGCACTGTGTAAAAAACCAATAAGGACTAAACAGTCAGAGAAAAAAGACTCTGCATACTCTGGGAGTGAAAAAACAGATGAAGAGACTGCACGAGTTCTTCAGTTTCTCAGTCTGTCAGGATGTTACCAGATCACAGACCGTGCTCTCAG GGCATTGACTCTGGGAGGAGGACTGCCACATTTGGAACACCTTAACCTCTCGGGGTGTCTCACTGTAACTGGTGCAGGCCTGCAGGATTTAGTTTCTGCATGTCCTTCTCTAAAAGATGAACACTTTTACTACTGTGACAACATTAACG
- the FBXL5 gene encoding F-box/LRR-repeat protein 5 isoform X2, which produces MLAPPLAPPPAARLHGENMAPFPEEVDVFSAPHWRMKQLVGLYCDKLSKTNFSNNNDFRALLQSLYATFKEFKMHEQIENECIIGLLQQRSRTVYNVHSDNKLSEMLSLFEKGLKNVKNEYEQLNYAKQLKERLEAFTRDFLPHMKEEEEVFQPMLMEYFTYEELKDIKKKVIAQHCSQKEAAEFKGFSKWNQAEELQKVFKYSVDEKADQETEVTGHTTNITNLPPEVMVTIFSYLNPQELCQCSQVSTEWSQLAKTGSLWKHLYPVRWARGDWYSGPAADIETEPDEEWVKNRKDESRAFQEWDEDADIDESEEAAEDSLAINIAQMEKRLLHGLIHHVLPQVGSSVKTLVLAYSSAVSSKMVRQILELCPNLEYLDLTQTDISDSVFESWSSVGYCQNLRHLDLSGCEKITDVAIERISRALGIISTHYTRGILKSCRNRNAKSSWKNKEITLQTNQKYNCLHEISNENLIEGGGSEQHWTRPDGSENFSSAYVWMLDADDLADIEDAAEWRHRNVEGFCLMEPTSHINCSASCYSRDIYGLRTRGWQQHCASTDLIYCGHSFCCAGTALRTIRALPESSALCKKPIRTKQSEKKDSAYSGSEKTDEETARVLQFLSLSGCYQITDRALRALTLGGGLPHLEHLNLSGCLTVTGAGLQDLVSACPSLKDEHFYYCDNINAYQ; this is translated from the exons ATGCTCGCGCCGCCGctcgcgccgccgcccgcggcGCGGCTCCATGGGGAGAACATGGCTCCCTTCCCCGAGGAGGTGGACGTGTTCTCCGCCCCGCACTGGCGCATGAAGCAGCTCGTGGGGCTCTACTGCGACAAG ctTTCCAAGACCAACTTCTCCAACAACAATGATTTTCGGGCTCTGCTGCAGTCTCTTTATGCCACATTCAAGGAGTTTAAAATGCACGAGCAGATTGAAAATGAGTGTATCATTGGTTTGCTTCAGCAGCGTAGCCGGACAGTGTACAATGTGCACTCGGACAACAAACTCTCAGAGATGCTTAGCCTCTTTGAGAAAGGGTTAAAGAATGTGAAG AATGAATATGAACAGCTAAACTATGCGAAACAGCTGAAGGAGAGGTTGGAAGCCTTTACCAGGGATTTCCTTCCTCATatgaaagaggaagaggag gTTTTTCAGCCAATGTTGATGGAATACTTTACTTATGAAGAACTAaaagatattaagaagaaagtAATTGCACAGCACTGCTCACAGAAAGAGGCTGCAGAATTCAAAGGGTTTAGTAAGTGGAATCAAGCAGAAGAGCTTCAGAAGGTCTTCAAGTATTCTGTGGACGAGAAGGCAGATCAAG AAACTGAAGTAACAGGGCACACCACAAATATTACTAATCTCCCTCCTGAAGTAATGGTGACCATTTTCAGTTACCTTAACCCCCAAGAGTTATGTCAGTGTAGTCAAGTAAGCACTGAATGGTCACAGTTGGCTAAAACTGGATCTCTCTGGAAACACCTTTACCCTGTTCGCTGGGCCAGAG GTGACTGGTATAGTGGTCCTGCAGCAGATATTGAGACAGAACCTGATGAGGAATGggtgaaaaatagaaaagatgaAAGTCGTGCTTTCCAGGAATGGGATGAAGATGCTGATATAGATGAATCTG AAGAGGCAGCTGAAGATTCACTTGCCATTAATATAGCACAAATGGAAAAACGTTTACTTCATGGCTTAATTCATCATGTCCTCCCACAAGTAGGCTCCTCAGTGAAGACGTTGGTATTGGCTTACAGTTCTGCAGTGTCCAGCAAAATG GTTAGACAGATCTTGGAGCTTTGCCCCAACTTGGAATATTTGGATCTCACTCAAACTGATATTTCAGACTCTGTATTTGAAAG tTGGTCTTCAGTTGGATATTGTCAAAATCTACGCCATCTTGATCTGTCTGGATGTGAAAAAATTACAGATGTGGCTATAGAAAGGATTTCCAGAGCACTGGGTATCATATCAACTCATTACACCAGAGGTATtctgaaaagctgcagaaacagGAATGCTAAGTCTTCGTGGAAAAACAAAGAGATTACTCTGCAGACCAACCAGAAGTATAATTGTTTGCATGAAATCAGCAATGAAAACCTCATTGAGGGAGGAGGCAGTGAGCAGCATTGGACTAGACCTGACGGCTCAGAAAATTTCAGTTCTGCTTATGTGTGGATGCTGGATGCAGATGATTTAGCTGACATTGAAGATGCTGCAGAGTGGAGACACAGAAATGTTGAAGGATTTTGTCTTATGGAACCAACATCCCATATTAATTGTTCTGCATCATGCTACAGTAGAGACATTTATGGGTTAAGGACTAGagggtggcagcagcactgtgcttCTACTGACTTGATTTACTGCGGTCACTCGTTTTGTTGTGCTGGGACAGCACTAAGAACTATTCGAGCACTTCCAGAGTCCTCTGCACTGTGTAAAAAACCAATAAGGACTAAACAGTCAGAGAAAAAAGACTCTGCATACTCTGGGAGTGAAAAAACAGATGAAGAGACTGCACGAGTTCTTCAGTTTCTCAGTCTGTCAGGATGTTACCAGATCACAGACCGTGCTCTCAG GGCATTGACTCTGGGAGGAGGACTGCCACATTTGGAACACCTTAACCTCTCGGGGTGTCTCACTGTAACTGGTGCAGGCCTGCAGGATTTAGTTTCTGCATGTCCTTCTCTAAAAGATGAACACTTTTACTACTGTGACAACATTAACG CTTATCAGTGA
- the FBXL5 gene encoding F-box/LRR-repeat protein 5 isoform X3 has product MTLKLLIFPSSSLSKTNFSNNNDFRALLQSLYATFKEFKMHEQIENECIIGLLQQRSRTVYNVHSDNKLSEMLSLFEKGLKNVKNEYEQLNYAKQLKERLEAFTRDFLPHMKEEEEVFQPMLMEYFTYEELKDIKKKVIAQHCSQKEAAEFKGFSKWNQAEELQKVFKYSVDEKADQETEVTGHTTNITNLPPEVMVTIFSYLNPQELCQCSQVSTEWSQLAKTGSLWKHLYPVRWARGDWYSGPAADIETEPDEEWVKNRKDESRAFQEWDEDADIDESEEAAEDSLAINIAQMEKRLLHGLIHHVLPQVGSSVKTLVLAYSSAVSSKMVRQILELCPNLEYLDLTQTDISDSVFESWSSVGYCQNLRHLDLSGCEKITDVAIERISRALGIISTHYTRGILKSCRNRNAKSSWKNKEITLQTNQKYNCLHEISNENLIEGGGSEQHWTRPDGSENFSSAYVWMLDADDLADIEDAAEWRHRNVEGFCLMEPTSHINCSASCYSRDIYGLRTRGWQQHCASTDLIYCGHSFCCAGTALRTIRALPESSALCKKPIRTKQSEKKDSAYSGSEKTDEETARVLQFLSLSGCYQITDRALRALTLGGGLPHLEHLNLSGCLTVTGAGLQDLVSACPSLKDEHFYYCDNINGPHAETASGCQNLQCGFRACCRSGE; this is encoded by the exons ATGACATTGAAACTGCTCATATTCCCAAGCTCCTCT ctTTCCAAGACCAACTTCTCCAACAACAATGATTTTCGGGCTCTGCTGCAGTCTCTTTATGCCACATTCAAGGAGTTTAAAATGCACGAGCAGATTGAAAATGAGTGTATCATTGGTTTGCTTCAGCAGCGTAGCCGGACAGTGTACAATGTGCACTCGGACAACAAACTCTCAGAGATGCTTAGCCTCTTTGAGAAAGGGTTAAAGAATGTGAAG AATGAATATGAACAGCTAAACTATGCGAAACAGCTGAAGGAGAGGTTGGAAGCCTTTACCAGGGATTTCCTTCCTCATatgaaagaggaagaggag gTTTTTCAGCCAATGTTGATGGAATACTTTACTTATGAAGAACTAaaagatattaagaagaaagtAATTGCACAGCACTGCTCACAGAAAGAGGCTGCAGAATTCAAAGGGTTTAGTAAGTGGAATCAAGCAGAAGAGCTTCAGAAGGTCTTCAAGTATTCTGTGGACGAGAAGGCAGATCAAG AAACTGAAGTAACAGGGCACACCACAAATATTACTAATCTCCCTCCTGAAGTAATGGTGACCATTTTCAGTTACCTTAACCCCCAAGAGTTATGTCAGTGTAGTCAAGTAAGCACTGAATGGTCACAGTTGGCTAAAACTGGATCTCTCTGGAAACACCTTTACCCTGTTCGCTGGGCCAGAG GTGACTGGTATAGTGGTCCTGCAGCAGATATTGAGACAGAACCTGATGAGGAATGggtgaaaaatagaaaagatgaAAGTCGTGCTTTCCAGGAATGGGATGAAGATGCTGATATAGATGAATCTG AAGAGGCAGCTGAAGATTCACTTGCCATTAATATAGCACAAATGGAAAAACGTTTACTTCATGGCTTAATTCATCATGTCCTCCCACAAGTAGGCTCCTCAGTGAAGACGTTGGTATTGGCTTACAGTTCTGCAGTGTCCAGCAAAATG GTTAGACAGATCTTGGAGCTTTGCCCCAACTTGGAATATTTGGATCTCACTCAAACTGATATTTCAGACTCTGTATTTGAAAG tTGGTCTTCAGTTGGATATTGTCAAAATCTACGCCATCTTGATCTGTCTGGATGTGAAAAAATTACAGATGTGGCTATAGAAAGGATTTCCAGAGCACTGGGTATCATATCAACTCATTACACCAGAGGTATtctgaaaagctgcagaaacagGAATGCTAAGTCTTCGTGGAAAAACAAAGAGATTACTCTGCAGACCAACCAGAAGTATAATTGTTTGCATGAAATCAGCAATGAAAACCTCATTGAGGGAGGAGGCAGTGAGCAGCATTGGACTAGACCTGACGGCTCAGAAAATTTCAGTTCTGCTTATGTGTGGATGCTGGATGCAGATGATTTAGCTGACATTGAAGATGCTGCAGAGTGGAGACACAGAAATGTTGAAGGATTTTGTCTTATGGAACCAACATCCCATATTAATTGTTCTGCATCATGCTACAGTAGAGACATTTATGGGTTAAGGACTAGagggtggcagcagcactgtgcttCTACTGACTTGATTTACTGCGGTCACTCGTTTTGTTGTGCTGGGACAGCACTAAGAACTATTCGAGCACTTCCAGAGTCCTCTGCACTGTGTAAAAAACCAATAAGGACTAAACAGTCAGAGAAAAAAGACTCTGCATACTCTGGGAGTGAAAAAACAGATGAAGAGACTGCACGAGTTCTTCAGTTTCTCAGTCTGTCAGGATGTTACCAGATCACAGACCGTGCTCTCAG GGCATTGACTCTGGGAGGAGGACTGCCACATTTGGAACACCTTAACCTCTCGGGGTGTCTCACTGTAACTGGTGCAGGCCTGCAGGATTTAGTTTCTGCATGTCCTTCTCTAAAAGATGAACACTTTTACTACTGTGACAACATTAACG